The Halobacterium litoreum genome includes a region encoding these proteins:
- a CDS encoding DUF7097 family protein, with amino-acid sequence MKKTPTGTAVGVEDPYEHAGVCDHATSDGKCRYAHDHARHDPEFAAERRADDFACPVADGDWEWADCPHYRCRQQARECVRCGLEERRQAHDDERPLLEEHHLAYDDAEDVGHEITVFLCRWCHAKVHGSWARIDDDASPDPEAIAAAEGRRSDEQAELGFDTAAERYDPED; translated from the coding sequence GTGAAGAAGACGCCGACCGGGACCGCCGTCGGGGTCGAGGACCCCTACGAGCACGCGGGCGTCTGCGACCACGCCACGAGCGACGGGAAGTGCCGGTACGCCCACGACCACGCCCGGCACGACCCCGAATTCGCGGCCGAGCGTCGCGCCGACGACTTCGCGTGCCCGGTCGCGGACGGCGACTGGGAGTGGGCGGACTGCCCGCATTACCGGTGTCGCCAGCAGGCCCGCGAGTGCGTGCGCTGTGGCCTCGAAGAGCGCCGACAGGCCCACGACGACGAGCGTCCGCTCCTCGAAGAACACCACCTCGCGTACGACGACGCCGAGGACGTCGGCCACGAGATTACGGTGTTCCTCTGCCGGTGGTGTCACGCGAAAGTTCACGGCTCGTGGGCGCGCATCGACGACGACGCCAGCCCCGACCCCGAAGCAATCGCGGCCGCCGAGGGCCGCCGGAGCGACGAGCAGGCCGAACTCGGCTTCGACACCGCCGCCGAGCGCTACGACCCGGAGGATTGA
- a CDS encoding DUF192 domain-containing protein: MNVRHERDGDARTLAATVDTADSFLSQARGLMFRRSIPDDYALVFPFGSVETRDAHMVFVPFDIDALWMEDEEVQQVATLSAWTGMGEARCDTLVELPAGAASDVRVGDRVWVE; encoded by the coding sequence GTGAACGTCCGCCACGAACGCGACGGCGACGCGCGCACGCTCGCCGCCACCGTCGACACCGCCGACTCGTTTCTCTCGCAGGCCCGCGGGCTGATGTTCCGGCGGTCGATTCCCGACGACTACGCGCTCGTGTTCCCGTTCGGCAGCGTCGAGACGCGGGACGCCCACATGGTGTTCGTGCCCTTCGACATCGACGCGCTCTGGATGGAAGACGAGGAAGTCCAGCAGGTCGCGACGCTGTCGGCGTGGACCGGGATGGGCGAAGCGCGCTGTGACACGCTCGTCGAGTTGCCGGCGGGCGCCGCGAGCGACGTGCGCGTCGGCGACCGCGTCTGGGTCGAGTAG
- a CDS encoding 2-isopropylmalate synthase gives MAGKFAGSTDYFVTEDDAGDVALLDTTLRDGEQAPGVSLSADQKATVARGLDAAGVDVVEAGSACTSASERETIRRVAGLDLDATVTSFCRGVRRDVDLALDCGVDGVNLVVPASDRHVEGKVGTTREGVLDTTRDLVEYATDHGLWVEVIGEDGSRADPAFLESLAETASDAGADRFCLADTVGHASPEEVYARVSALAEYGPVSVHTHDDLGLAVANALAGVAAGADLVHGTVNGVGERAGNVALEEVAVALWHCYDAEPVATERLYDLATTVADATGVPLPPNKAVSGENAFAHESGIHTDGTLKDDRMYEPYPPEAVGRERRLVLGKHAGRAGVEAALAEHGVSVTDDELAAVVARVKELGERGKRVTDADLLAVADDVRGSDRDRRVELREFTAASGGTPSASVRLEVDGEERTAAGTGSGPVDAAVAAVRDALGDVTFHLDSYHVDAITGGTDAVVTVEVVVTRGDRRVSVESSDADITSASVTAVVDALDRLLPEKQASAAD, from the coding sequence CTGGCCGGGAAATTCGCCGGCAGTACTGATTACTTCGTCACGGAAGACGACGCGGGAGACGTTGCACTTCTCGACACCACGCTCAGGGACGGCGAGCAAGCGCCGGGCGTGTCGCTCTCAGCCGACCAGAAAGCGACGGTAGCCCGCGGCCTCGACGCCGCGGGCGTCGACGTCGTGGAGGCCGGGAGCGCGTGTACGAGCGCGAGCGAACGTGAGACAATTCGGCGCGTCGCGGGGCTCGACCTCGACGCCACCGTCACGAGTTTCTGCCGGGGCGTCCGACGGGATGTGGACCTCGCGCTGGACTGCGGCGTAGACGGCGTGAACCTCGTCGTGCCCGCGAGCGACCGGCACGTCGAAGGGAAAGTCGGCACCACCCGCGAGGGCGTCCTCGACACCACCCGCGACCTCGTCGAGTACGCGACCGACCACGGCCTCTGGGTGGAGGTCATCGGCGAGGACGGGTCGCGGGCCGACCCCGCGTTCCTCGAATCGCTCGCCGAGACCGCCAGCGACGCCGGCGCTGACCGCTTCTGTCTCGCGGACACCGTCGGACACGCCAGCCCCGAGGAGGTCTACGCGCGCGTGTCGGCGCTCGCCGAGTACGGTCCCGTGAGCGTCCACACCCACGACGACCTCGGGCTCGCCGTCGCGAACGCGCTCGCGGGTGTCGCCGCCGGCGCCGACCTCGTCCACGGCACCGTCAACGGCGTCGGCGAGCGCGCCGGCAACGTCGCGCTCGAAGAGGTCGCGGTCGCGCTCTGGCACTGCTACGACGCCGAGCCGGTGGCGACAGAGCGCCTCTACGACCTCGCCACCACGGTCGCCGACGCGACCGGCGTCCCGCTCCCGCCGAACAAGGCCGTCTCCGGCGAGAACGCGTTCGCCCACGAGTCCGGCATCCACACCGACGGCACGCTCAAGGACGACCGCATGTACGAACCCTACCCCCCGGAGGCGGTCGGACGCGAACGCCGCCTCGTCCTCGGGAAGCACGCGGGACGCGCGGGCGTCGAGGCCGCCCTCGCCGAACACGGCGTCAGCGTCACCGACGACGAACTCGCGGCCGTGGTCGCGCGCGTGAAGGAACTCGGCGAGCGCGGGAAACGCGTCACCGACGCCGACCTGCTCGCCGTCGCCGACGACGTGCGCGGGAGCGACCGCGACCGCCGCGTCGAACTCCGGGAGTTCACGGCCGCCAGCGGCGGCACCCCGTCCGCCTCGGTGCGCCTCGAAGTCGACGGCGAGGAGCGCACCGCCGCCGGCACCGGGAGCGGCCCCGTCGACGCCGCCGTCGCCGCCGTCCGCGACGCCCTCGGCGACGTGACCTTCCACCTCGACTCCTACCACGTGGACGCCATCACCGGCGGCACCGACGCCGTCGTCACCGTCGAAGTCGTCGTCACGCGCGGCGACCGCCGCGTCTCCGTCGAATCCAGCGACGCGGACATCACGTCCGCCAGCGTCACCGCCGTCGTCGAC